Sequence from the Ailuropoda melanoleuca isolate Jingjing chromosome 10, ASM200744v2, whole genome shotgun sequence genome:
GATCTTAAATCCAGATCTCTCCATTTGGATGATTGTTCAAAGACTGATCTCAGAGTGAAAAGTGATGTTTCTAAAGATGTACGTCATAGCACTTCACTGCCAAAtcctgaaaaggaaggaaaatcacaTGGTGAAAAAAAGAGCACTTCGTATTTGTCTCCATCTATTGAAAAACACTGCACCAATGGCATTTGGTCACGTTCCCATTTTCAGGTTGGTGAGAGTATCTCAAATGAGGATaatagaagagggagaaaagataTTAGACATAGCCAATATAGCAGAGGAGCTGATAGAATATGGAAAGACTTAAATACTAGTTGTGGTGATGGTGAACCAAGGAACACAGAGGCTAGTCAAAGGCTACAAGGACGTCCTGAGAAATATGGTAAAGGTGAACCAAAGGCTGAAAGCAAAAATTCAAAGTTTAAAAGTAACACAGATTTGGATTATAAAAATGAACGCATTAGCTCTTCTTGGGAGAAAGAGACCTTTAGAGAAAGGTCGTATACTCGAGTGGACTCTCAAAGTGACAAAAAACTAGAAAGACAGAGTGAAAGATcacaaaatacaaatagaaaagaacTTAAGTCccaagacaaagaagaaagaaaagctgaccAAAAACCTAAATCGGTAGTAAAAGACCAGGATCATTGGAGAAGATCTGAACGAGCATCACTTCCTCATTccaagaatgaaatgaaatcttcTCATAATTCAAGTAAATACCAtctagaagagagaagaggaagggaagattgTAAAAGAGATAGAGGTGTAAGTAATCACAGTTTTCAAGAAGGAAGATGTCCATCCTTTCTTTCATCCAGTAGAACTCATAAACACATTGACTCCAAGGAAGTTGATGCTGTGCACCAATGggaaaatacaactttaaaagcAGAACGGCATAGAACTGAAgataagaggaaaagagaaagagaaggcaaagaagaaagtaggcatataagaaatgaaaaaagaacaccTACAGAGCATTTGCAGAAGAGTaacaaagaaactaagaaaaccaCTACCGATTTAAAGAGACAGAATGAGCCGAAAAGTGATAAAGGTGAAGTCTCTAACGATGATGTTTCTCAAGGAGCAGATAATAAAGAGCTTGTAATTAAGGCTGATAGTGgtccaaatgaaacaaaaaataaagacttaaagtTGAGTTTTATGGAAAAATTGAACTTAACTCTTTCTCCTGCTAAAAAGCCGCCTGTTTCTCAGGATAACCACCATAAAATAACCAATATCCCCGAATCAAGTGGCATATGTGATTTGGAGTGCTTGGTGCAGGCGACAACAGTGACACGTGTTTCGTCTGTCAGTGAACATACCACAGAGGAAACGGAACCAAGGGATGCTCTTACAGCTGCATCTGACCCCAGGACCAGTAATCCAGAAcggaaaatggaggaagaaaatagTGTGTTAGTTAAATCTGTTGAGGATACTGTGGGCTGTGATGTGCCCGTTAGTCGTACAGAGACTTCCTCAGCACCTGCGGAAATGGAGCAAACAGAATCCTTGTTTCCATCATcaacagaaatggaacaaaccaTTAATGATACCAGGGCAGCAGTTCCTGTAGTAATGGATGTATTAcaaaccagtgtttctcaaaactTTGGCTTGGAATTGGATAccaaaaaaaatgatgatttaaaTTCTTGTGTTTCTGAAGGTATGGGAATGAAGGAGGCTTTTTCAACAGAAGTAGCTGAATCCAGTGACAGCATTTTGCAGCCTTCAGTTGAAGAAACTGGCATTTTGCCAGTAGTCCTTTCAGAAGATGGTAACCCTAAATTTGAGCCTTCTCTTGTAGATACACCACTGGTTGAAAGTAAGTCTTGTCATTTGGAGCCTTGCTCACCTAAAGAGACACTAGAATCTTCACTTCAGCAGACTGACTTAATGGACAACAGAATGGAAATCAGAGAAACAAATTCAGTATATAATGATGATGAGAATTCTGTTCTGAGCATTGACCTTAATCACCTGAGGCCTATTCCAGAAGCCATCAGTCCTCTGAATAGTCCAGTGAGACCTGTAGCAAAAGTTCTTAGATTGGAAAGCCCATCTCAAGTTCCATTATGTAATAACAGTCATAAAGGTAATAGTTTATATTATGTTCTTTAACTTTCTGTGAGAATGCAAAATACATAAGCAAGAATTagtgccctttctttctttctttctttctttctttctttctttctttctttctttctttctttcctctctttctctctttctttctttcaaagattttatttatttgagagagagagattgagcacaagcaaggggaaaggcaggcagagggagaagcaggctcccttctgagcaaggagcccgatgcgagactcagtcccaggacccctgggatcatgacctgagccgaaggcagacgcttaaccgaccgagccatccaggtgtcccagtgctttttcttttttgataagaTAATTAATGTATTATTCAGACCCCCATTGTTAATTAGAAATGTACATTGAGCCTTTAATCTAAATTTagataattcttatttttacagaaaagggAATGGTAGGACAGATTGTTTCAAATACTCTTTgcttgttttcagatttttgttcAAAAGCCATCATCAAATGGTGTAAAGTAGGTGATGCTGCTAACAACATGAAGTAACGATAGCTGAAGAGTTGGTTGATGGTTATACACCATCCCTGAGCACCGAGACCAGTAAAGACATATGACATGATTAAGTATTAGGCATTAATGTTCTActaaaaaaagctattaaaataatgaattgggggtacctgggtggctcagttggttaagtatctgactgttgatatcagctcaggtcttgatctcagggttgtgagttcaagccctgcattgggctccacactaagcatggagcctactttaaaaaaaaaatgaattgcctCAGTATTTAAGTTTTTGTTACATTTAGTGTGGAAATCTCAAATGATTAGACTCTAGTCATGTGACTATAATATACTTTTCTCTTCCACAGATATATTTCCACCAAATTCAGCTCAGTCTACCTCGAAGAGCGAGTCTGAtctcaacaaagaaaatcaaaagccaACTTGCAAATCTGACAAATTTGCAGATGCAGACTCTCATAAAAATTCATCTTTAGATGAattagaagaaggagaaattataaGCGACAGTGAAAAATCTAAACCacaaaaaagttttgaaaaaaatggtGCACCTAGAACTTCTACTGAAGTGCAGAACACAAAAACCAGCCCAGGAAGTAGGAAAAGTACTATGCATTTGGGTAAAGACAGTAGAAAAACATCTTCTATAAAAATCCATCAGACCAAAAGCAAATGGAATAAAAGACAAAGTGAATCTAGCAGATCttcaaaaacagagaagaaagacaagaCAATGAGTACCTCCAGCCTGGAAAAAATAGTTCCGATTATTGCTGCACCCTCCTCTGTACGAGAGATTATGCACATGTTACGAATGATAAGAAAACACGTaaggaaaaattatatgaaatttaaggtAAAATTTTCAATAATACAATTTCATAGAATTATCGAGTCAGCAGTTTTGAGTTTTACATCACTAATTAAACATCTTGATTTATCCAAAATCTCAAAGTCAGTGACTACTTTACAGAATAATCTCTGTGATGTTATAGAATCCAAGCTTAAGCAAGTTAAGAAGAATGGCATTGTGGATCGTTTATTTGAACAACAGCTAccagatatgaaaaaaaaattgtggaaattTGTAGATGAACAGCTGGATTATTTGTTTGCAAAGCTTAAGAAAATCTTAGTAAAGTTTTGTGATTCCATAAACTTTGGCAGTGACAGTGATGAAGGAAAAcgtgaaaagataaataaagagaaagtacaATATTCAAATGGTCAGAAGGGGAGTGTGGACTGCTCCAGCAAAGAAATGCTGAAAGAGAAATCCCCCAAATCAGAAGATTCTGTTAATTGTAAGTCTTTACTAGGATGTAAAAAATCTGAGGAAAAACAACAAGaccaaaataatttcaatattaacACAGTAAAGCgtgacattaaaaaaagttgTAATACTTGTTTTGATAATATTAAGAACGCTCAGTCTGAAGAATGCTCCTTGGAGCCAAACCGTCCCAGCAGCCCAAAGCCAGGGACAATTGAAGGCAGCACATTGGAGGAGGCCCAAAAATCCCAGCATGCAACTTTGAAGCCAGAACGCAGTTTCGAGATTCTTACTGAACAGCAAGCCTCCAGCCTTACTTTCAATTTAGTGAGTGATGCCCAGAtgggtgaaatatttaaaagtttgttaCAGGGTTCTGATCTTTTGGATAACAGCGTTAATTGTAATGAAAAAAGTGAGTGGGAGTTAAAGACCCCAGAAAAACAGCTGCTGGAGAGTCTGAAGTGTGAATCTATACCAGCTTGTACAACCGACGAGCTAGTTTCAGGGGTGGTTTCTCCTTGTCCTAAAATGATTAGTGATGATAACTGGTCATTATTATCATCTGAGAAAGGTCCTTCTCTGTCTTCAGGGCTTTCGTTGCCAGTTCATCCTGATGTGTTGGATGAAAGTTGTATGTTTGAAGTGTCCACTAATATAGCTTTGAGTAAAGATAATGTATGTAGTTCAGAAAAGAGCAAGCCCTGCATTTCCTCCATACTTCTGGAAGATCTAGCAGTCTCTCTAACAGTGCCATCACCTCTGAAGTCAGACGGTCACCTCAGTTTCCTAAAGCCTGAAGTTTTGTCTAGTTCAACTCCTGAAGAAGTTATTA
This genomic interval carries:
- the CASP8AP2 gene encoding CASP8-associated protein 2, whose product is MAADDDNGDGTSLFDVFSASPLKNNDEGSLDIYAGLDSTVSDNASKSCVPSRNCLDLYEEILTEEGTAKEATYNDLQVEYGKCQLQMKELMKKFKEIQTQNFSLKNENQSLKKNISALIKTARVEINRKDEEINNLHQRLSEFSHYRNNHKTARTPDIVKTKDLKSRSLHLDDCSKTDLRVKSDVSKDVRHSTSLPNPEKEGKSHGEKKSTSYLSPSIEKHCTNGIWSRSHFQVGESISNEDNRRGRKDIRHSQYSRGADRIWKDLNTSCGDGEPRNTEASQRLQGRPEKYGKGEPKAESKNSKFKSNTDLDYKNERISSSWEKETFRERSYTRVDSQSDKKLERQSERSQNTNRKELKSQDKEERKADQKPKSVVKDQDHWRRSERASLPHSKNEMKSSHNSSKYHLEERRGREDCKRDRGVSNHSFQEGRCPSFLSSSRTHKHIDSKEVDAVHQWENTTLKAERHRTEDKRKREREGKEESRHIRNEKRTPTEHLQKSNKETKKTTTDLKRQNEPKSDKGEVSNDDVSQGADNKELVIKADSGPNETKNKDLKLSFMEKLNLTLSPAKKPPVSQDNHHKITNIPESSGICDLECLVQATTVTRVSSVSEHTTEETEPRDALTAASDPRTSNPERKMEEENSVLVKSVEDTVGCDVPVSRTETSSAPAEMEQTESLFPSSTEMEQTINDTRAAVPVVMDVLQTSVSQNFGLELDTKKNDDLNSCVSEGMGMKEAFSTEVAESSDSILQPSVEETGILPVVLSEDGNPKFEPSLVDTPLVESKSCHLEPCSPKETLESSLQQTDLMDNRMEIRETNSVYNDDENSVLSIDLNHLRPIPEAISPLNSPVRPVAKVLRLESPSQVPLCNNSHKDIFPPNSAQSTSKSESDLNKENQKPTCKSDKFADADSHKNSSLDELEEGEIISDSEKSKPQKSFEKNGAPRTSTEVQNTKTSPGSRKSTMHLGKDSRKTSSIKIHQTKSKWNKRQSESSRSSKTEKKDKTMSTSSLEKIVPIIAAPSSVREIMHMLRMIRKHVRKNYMKFKVKFSIIQFHRIIESAVLSFTSLIKHLDLSKISKSVTTLQNNLCDVIESKLKQVKKNGIVDRLFEQQLPDMKKKLWKFVDEQLDYLFAKLKKILVKFCDSINFGSDSDEGKREKINKEKVQYSNGQKGSVDCSSKEMLKEKSPKSEDSVNCKSLLGCKKSEEKQQDQNNFNINTVKRDIKKSCNTCFDNIKNAQSEECSLEPNRPSSPKPGTIEGSTLEEAQKSQHATLKPERSFEILTEQQASSLTFNLVSDAQMGEIFKSLLQGSDLLDNSVNCNEKSEWELKTPEKQLLESLKCESIPACTTDELVSGVVSPCPKMISDDNWSLLSSEKGPSLSSGLSLPVHPDVLDESCMFEVSTNIALSKDNVCSSEKSKPCISSILLEDLAVSLTVPSPLKSDGHLSFLKPEVLSSSTPEEVISAHFSEDALLEEEDASEQDIHLALESDNSSSKSSCSSSWTSRSVAPGFQYHPNLPMHAVIMEKSNDHFIVKIRRAAPSTSPSLKQNTVADESLASLPGVEKEADKAAEKEYVSCQNGVFESVEELNSNNNVDSSKSAHEEQDCLIQTQVPDIYEFLKDASGKVDHSNEVTDECFKVHPVWEPKVPESIEELPPMEEISHSVEDHLPDTYIDLTKDPVTETKNLGEFIEVTVLNIDQLGCSEGSLDQSAQILDNMQPDTVDAFIDLTQDVSSESKNEGNCPALAVERLECQVICVDEDNCKEEKVQVADRPLECIVEETYIDLTSEPLGSREVKKDDLKSEPASNSDGSVLPGALDNAPKKRKNLSDVSHSHKKQRKETDLSSKEKTKKITQDSDENGEAYRKKASKKKDPAVTKDPSASSPGIKDPSATSATSPISLSARNVIKKKGEIIVLWTRNDDREILLECQKRGPSLKTFSYLAAKLNKNPYQVSERFQQLMKLFEKSKCR